The following is a genomic window from Pseudomonadota bacterium.
AGCGACGAGCCTCGGTGGAGGCACGCCTCGACGCCCTCGAAGCACAGCAGTCATCCATCATGCGCTCTCGAGACGCCGCGCTGGCCGTGGCTGCGCAGAGGATCTCGCAAGCGGAGGCGCGCCTGTCGATGGCCGACCAGTCGGCGCGCGCTCAGGCCCAGGGCGTGGAGACCGCTCGCCTGAACTACACGCGCGTGAAGCATCTGCAGTCGAACGGGCTGCGCTCAACCCGTGACCTCGAGCTCGCCGAGCTCGACCGGGTGAAATCGGTGACCGAGGTCGAACGTGCCCGAGCCGCGTGCGATGTGGCGCGGCGTGACGTGGAAGGGGCGCGGCTCGACCGCGCCAAGGTCGACGCCGACACCTCGGCCAGTCTCGTCAGCCTCGACGCCAGTCAGCAGCAGGCGCGTGAGGCGATTGCGTCGGCCGACGCCGAGCTCATGAAGCTGGAAGCCGATCTGCACAACCTCGAGCGACGAACCGAGCAGCGGAACGTCTTCGCGCCCGCCGACGGAACCGTCGTGCGCATCTTCAAGGCGGGCAAGGG
Proteins encoded in this region:
- a CDS encoding biotin/lipoyl-binding protein, whose amino-acid sequence is MSEAHAHNALSAEALALPAARRSATSLDLVRTGGALRMIAFILCLMIGLSVAALAWVPWQQSVVGRGEVTVFTPTERPQTIEAPIPARIARWTVREGTAVKKGALLCVLDDLESRFLDPAQPKILGAQMAAVRQRRASVEARLDALEAQQSSIMRSRDAALAVAAQRISQAEARLSMADQSARAQAQGVETARLNYTRVKHLQSNGLRSTRDLELAELDRVKSVTEVERARAACDVARRDVEGARLDRAKVDADTSASLVSLDASQQQAREAIASADAELMKLEADLHNLERRTEQRNVFAPADGTVVRIFKAGKG